The Chloracidobacterium sp. DNA segment GATGAAGTCGCTGAGTTTGAAAAAAATGACGGACCGATGAGCTACCGCGCCGTCCAAGCACATCAGGCGGTTCTCTTTCAAAAAGCTGCCGCCCGTCTTCAGCGTGAAGGCGTGACATCCAAACCCTATCTCTTGCTTCAGCCCAATTACTGGTATCACGTTCTAAGAAACGAGTTAGTCGCAACGTCACACTTTAGGTCTATGGCGCGGCTGGGCGGTCAAGCCAGCGGGGTGTATGTGGCGGATACGGTGATAGTACCGGAACGGGTCGAGGTGACGGAAGAAACAATTGTGATTGCGCGGAGCGTGGTGGTGGAAGGCAAGGAGTGGGTGATTCGGATGAAGCATCCCTTTTATCTGTTCAATGCCGAGCCCATTCGGTTTACGGAGACAAGAGCGGGCCGGGTGGTGTTTGACGCAAGCGGACAGGGTTACAAGGAGTGGCTGGCGGAGCAAGGGCAAAATGGCGTCAGGCAAGATCATCAGGTGGATTGTAGCGGTTCGGCGGGAGCTGCGGGCGGAGCGGGGGTTCCCGGAACACCGGGACAAAACGGATCTGATGGAGCCAACGGAGCAGATGGTAATTGTCAGAACGACCCAAACGGTAAGACTGGGCAAAGCGGTACCGATGGAGGAGACGGGGGGGACGGTGGTGATGGTCAAGATGGTGCGCAGGGCGGAGACGCCTTGTGTGGCGGACCTAATGGCATTTTTTACAATGTTGAATGTCACCAGAGTGGCATTATCGAAATTCTAGCCCACGGCGGCAATGGTGGCCCCGGCGGTTTTGGAGGTCCGGGCGGCAACGGCGGCAACGGCGGCAACGGCGGCAACGGTGGGCGCGGACTCGCCTGTGGCTGCATCTTTGGGTATGGCGGCAGCGGTGGTGATGGGGGCAACGGCGGGTGCGCCGGCAACGGCGGTAATGGTGGCCGCGGCGGTAACGGTGGCAACGGTGGCAATGCCAAGCCAATATACGTGACTTACCCCTCGAACACGCCGGTTGAAGTGTATGCCTACGCTGGCGGCGGGATGGGTGGGTTGGGTGGTCTAGGCGGTCCGGGGGGTACAGCGGGCACGCGAGGCGCTCCCGGCCAAGGCGGGGAAGGAAGTGAGGCCTTGTCTTGCCCTGGCGGACAGGGCGGCGGAGGGAGCGGCTGTATAACGGGTCCGCGTCACGGTCAGCCGGGGGCAAACGGAAGAAACGGATACAACGGAAAGAACGCAGATACGCACACCACTCCATATTTATGCCAACAGACGCCAATCGGCGGGGGCGATGGCGGTGGGTGTACCGAATACTACTGGGCGTTCTACGCCTCGTACGACGGCGGACTCACTTGGATTTTGGTCTCTATTGCCTACGCCGGCTGTTGGTGAGGTTGAGCTGATGACTGTTGCTTGATGTCTGGCAGGGCGACCCGACAGAGAGTTTCTCCTGTGATTGCGCCGCCGCGCATCGCTCAAGTCATCGGCGCTGGAAATGCGGCTTCTCGGTTGGCACCAAACAGGAAGGGACGGCTTACGCCGTCCCTCGTTCAAGATTGACGCCGGACTGTGTTCGCCGCCGGGCCAAGCCCCGACCGCCTACCGGCAGACCAGCGCGCCTTTCACGCCCTGTACGCCCACCCGCAGCCCGCCCGGCAGCTTCCGCTCCGGCGTAAACCGTACCGCCAACTGCGGCTCGCCCGCCGCGTCATACCCCGCCACCTCAATCGCCAACTGCCCAAGCTTCCGCTTCGGCAACCCTTTGTTCCGCTCCGGCGCGTTGTCAGACACCGGTCCCAACACCGCGAACACATCTACGAAAAACCGAAAACGACGCGGCTGCACCGGTCCCGGCAGGTCTATAACGAAGGGAACAAGTATGGTTGTGCCTGGGTTAAAATTGAAAGGTGATGGAGCAACTTGCTGTGTCGAGCCGACCACACCGCCCGTGTTGCAGGCCACGTAATCATCCGCCGTCTTCAAACGGTAGGGGTTTGGTGGTGGTGTACCGTTCGCGTGCTGGAGTTCCACAACTTGAAACTCAGGATTACCTAATACCGTTGTTCCAACGTTAGTGAGGTTGGCGACAATCACAAACTGACCGATGTAGTCTGGCGTGCAGGACGAGGTGGGAAGGTACGATGCTAGCGTTGTCACTAAGTTTATGTTGGCATTGACATTGACTTTTGCAGAATTGGGTTGCGGCGTGTCTGACGGGGGAGTCTCTTTTTTACTGCCGGTTATATCTCCGGCAAGTGTACTCTCTGGCGTTAGGGTATCCATCTTGACCTTGTTTGTCATTGGCGGCTGCGCTTGGCGCGACCGGACCTATCAGCCCGATGGCCGCCAACAGCGCGGTACCGGCGAAACTGAACATCCCAGGCTTGAACTTCATATTGATCAATCTCCTTTGTGGGTGGATTTGTACCCAGCAAGAGCTGGGGACTGCTAAATGCAAAGGGCTAAAAAATCTTCAGATGAGCTGAAATCGTGCGGGGTATGTATGATTCTACACAGTCAAAACAGAAAAAACAACAAAATTTGTTGCCATGCCCGCCAAAAAAGAAGCTCGCAACGCCGGTTTCCGGGGTTGCCGCCGCTGAAGCGAAGCCGCGACCGTGTTTGTCGGCGCGCGGCTGGATATCGAACCGCTGCGTATTGCTCAAGTCATCGGTGCTGGAAATAGAATTCTCCGGTTGCGCCCAACAGGAAGGGATCTCAAGGTTCATACCAAGCCCGTGGTGGATGTCTATCGTTTCACGCGGAATCAGTCTTAGTTCAATCGGCCTACTGTTCACCCTAGCTTCACCAAGTGCCCTTCCAGATTTTTTGAACTGCCTGCGTCCGTGTTCAACCGCCAGTATCGTCCCGACCACCAGCTCTGCATACCCCCGCGGCACGCGTGCTTGGCATAACACTCCATCCGCTCGTCAGCTTGTCGCGTTACACGGTTTTTCTCGGATGATTCATCTCACTCTGATATATGATTGCTCTACTATCCCTATTGAGTTAGTTGGGCAAAATTCGATTGCTTCACTGTATCCCCCTTCTCCATCCTGCGGTGGTGTTGGTAGTTTCTTGACATACGTGAAGAATCAATCCATATGGGATCGCCGAAAACATCTGTGAAGCTAGCCGCCTTCATCGCTGCGTAGTGAGACGCGCGGCTTCTCGCCTGTCTGGCATAATAAGCGAATCTTGAAAAAATCCTACCAAAAATTTAGTTGAATAGCAAAGTATTATTTTCAGTTGCGATTCCTGCACCTACAGCAGCAGTAAAAGCATCCCATTTCATTCCAGCTTCCAAATAGAACAATCTACCTTGCTCAAAAAGGCCGGTGCGGTGAGTTGACGACGCAAAATGTGGCGCTGTCCTGCAAAGCGGTGGATACCACTACACGCTAGGGCGCTTGACACTGCTTTGCAACAAGGGATCGCCTACATACTCTACCCATTCTTGGGAACACGCGAACCTAGCTAGGCCTAGTGAACTCCGTTCACTGAACCGAATTTTCACCTGCCCTTTAGTGAGGCGGGGCTGAGTTTCTGGGTTGACGCCAATGAAACACATGTGGATTTTGGTTTTGAGTTTTGGGTTAGCGTTAGCAAGCTTCAGCATGGGGCGGCTGGCGGCCTCTGACCGCATCACAGGGCGCGCCTTCGCCACGCGCTCGGAAGTTATCGCGCGTAACGGCATGGCTTGCACGAGCCAACCGCTAGCAACGCAGGTTGCCGTGGATATTCTCAAGCGGGGTGGGACGGCTGTGGACGCCGCCATCGCAGCTAACGCTGTGCTGGGCGTCGTTGAGCCGACTGGCTGTGGCATTGGTGGCGACTTGTTCGCTCTTGTATGGGATCCGCAAACCAAGCGCCTGTACGGTCTGAATGCAAGCGGCCGGTCACCCAAACGCTTGACCCTTGAAGAGTTCCGGCGGCGCGGCCTTACCCGCATCCCGTCCTTTGGACCGTTGCCCGTCACTGTGCCGGGCTGCGTAGATGGCTGGTTTGCGCTCCACGCACGGTTTGGGGCGCTACCGATGCGGGACCTGCTCGCGCCGGCAATTGCCTATGCCCGTGAGGGCTTTCCGGTGTCGGAACTCATCGCCGACTACTGGGAGCGCAACACGGCAGCGCTGGCGCAGTTCCCTAACGTCAGGGAAGTGTATGCGCCGGGCGGCCGGACGCCGCGCAAAGGCGACCTGTTTCGCAACCCCCAACTGGCGACGATGCTGGAGAAAATCGCCGTTGGCGGCCGCGATGTGTTTTACAAGGGCGAAATCGCCGGGGTCATCGCTGATTTCATAGCCCGACAGGGCGGCTTTCTTGACCGTGAAGACCTTGCCGCGCATACGTCCGAGTGGGTCGAGCCGATCTCAACCAACTACCGTGGCTACGACGTATGGGAACTGCCGCCGAACAGTCAGGGACTGGCCGCGCTCCAGATGCTGAACATTCTGGAGGGCTACGATCTAGCCAAGTTCGGTTTTGGAAGCCGCGAGCACATTCACTACGTTGTCGAGGCTAAAAAGCTGGCTTACGAAGACCGCGCAAAGTTTTACGCCGACCCGGCGTTTGCCAAAGTTCCGGTGGCGGAGCTGCTTTCCAAAGCGTACGCCGCTGAGCGGCGGAAGTTGATTCATCCGCAGCGCGCCGGAACACGCTACGAGGCCGGCGACCCCTCCCTACGCGCTGGCGATACGGTCTACCTGACGACCGCCGACCGCCACGGCATGATGGTGTCGCTCATTCAAAGTAACTATCGCGGGATGGGTTCGGGAATGGTTCCCGACGGACTGGGTTTTATGCTGCAGAACCGTGGCGAGTTGTTTGCCCTAGAAGAAGGCCATGCCAACGTCTATGCGCCGGGGAAGCGCCCTTTTCACACCATCATTCCAGCTTTCGTAACAAAGGATGGGCAGCCGTTTTTAAGTTTCGGCGTAATGGGCGGTGGCTTCCAGCCCCTTGGTCACGTCCAGATCCTCATCAACATCATTGACTTCGGCATGAACATCCAAGAAGCCGGTGACGCGCCGCGCATTGACCATCAGGGTTCGTCCGAGCCAACCGGCGAGCGGGTGACCGGCGGCGGCATGGTGACGCTGGAAACCGGTTTCGCATACGAGGTCGTGCGGGAACTTGTCCGGTCGGGTCACCGCGTCGGCTTCGCTGTCGGCGACTACGGCGGCTATCAAGCGATTCGCTGGGACGCCGCGCAAGGCGTCTATTACGGCGCATCGGAGTCGCGTAAGGACGGACAAGCGGCAGGCTACTAAGCGTGGAAGCGGCGCGTTGCGCTCTCCCCAGTGCCGCCGTACAATCCGAGCTCAAGGCGGCCTAACCGATCGGCGCTCCTTGGTCACAAAACGCACGTACGGGTGGCGTTTTGACGCTCATTTCCTAAGGCTTGGTTGCGAGGCGTTATGTCCTCCACCGAACTACAGTTGCTGCTTCAGCAAGCCATTGAGTCAGCCAAGGCGGGTAACAAAGCACGCGCCCGTAGCCTGCTCATCGAAGTCACTGAAGCGGATCCGAACAGTGAGATCGCTTGGATGTGGCGGGCGTCATTGTCGCTGACGCCGAAGGACGCTGCGTGGTGCTTAACCAAAGTGCTAGCGATTAATCCCGCTAATCGCCAAGCTCAAGACTGGCTGGATAAAATCCGACTGCTTCAGAACCAGCCCCCAGCCATCACGACACGGCTCGCTCCGCCGGCGCCACCGGCCAAAGCGCGCACGACGGGCGCACATCGCGTGACCTCGCCGATACCAGTTACACCACCCACGGTCAGTGATTTGTCCTCATTCTCCCCAGCAACCAACCACTCAACGTCACCCTCTGCATCGTCACGCGCCGCCGCGACGGTACCGGTGAATCCGAACGTGAACGCGCCGCCGGCGGTTCAACCGTCCCCGCCACCGCCGCCAAAGCTTACCTCGGCTGGAGCCAAGGAAGCGGTGAAGGTTGCGCCGGTGCCATCTCCCACTGCTAAAGTCATCCTCGCCGTGGACGATAGTCTCACCGTTCGCCGGAGCATCACACAGGCGCTCGAAAGCAGCGGCTACCGCGTCATCACGGCGGCGGACGGCTATGAAGCTTTGGCCAAGCTCAAAGAAGTAACGCCTGACTTGGTGGTGATGGATGTCGCCCTACCGGGCGGGATGAACGGCTACCAACTCTGCAAACATATTCGGGCTGAAAAGTCGCGGCGCGACATCCCCGTAGTGATGTTGTCCAGTCGAGAGAGCTTTTTTGATAAGGTACAAAGCCGCCTGGCCGGCGCGGTACAACATCTGACCAAACCCTTCAAGATTGAGGAGTTGGTGCTCAGCGTTCGCCGCCATCTCAAGGAATAGACCACAACGAAGTTCGTGCCAACCCAAGGAACGCTCGCCGATCTTGATCTCCTCACCCTGACCCAGATTCTATGCCTTGCCCGCCGTCCGGCGGCGCTTGAACTGCGCTGTGAACATACGCAGGGGCGGCTTTATTTTGAGCACGGGCAGCTCGTTCATGCCACACTGGACAGGCTGGAGGGGGAACCGGCGCTTCTGGCTTTGCTGCGGTGGCAGTCCGGCGACTTTCAAGTCTTAGAAAACCTCCAAGCCCCGTGCCATACCCTGAGCCTGCCTTGGGCCGAAGTAGCTGAGCGGTTGCTGCAGCTACCGCCAGCGCTGTAGGTTTGGTGTCGAGCGCGCCGGGCCGCAGTGCAAAACTGAAGGAGCGCCTCTTCGACGTCATCCGTCCATTGCACGTAGGCGCAGGGGCGCTGCGTGCCTACGGCGTTGTCACCCCCCAACTTCTCGCCGCTTCGCCACTAGCCGGTTGGCGGCTTGGCGCAGCGCGTCGGGGATGGACTTGTTCTTAGCGAGATTGACAAGATCCCGGCTTTGCAGTCGGTTGATGAACTGCATGCTGAAATTCAGCGGGCAGCGCGCGTTGCGCACCAGATTGTGCATGATGGTATAGTTGCTGACCCATGCCCGATTCATTGCAATCAAGCGCAGTACGTCTTCATTAATGCCCTTGATGTTGGCAATGGCCTCAATTTCCGCTTCGGAGATGCGGGGGTTCTTGATGACGGCTGTGCTGACCATTCGGTTTGAGTCACGGATGAGAATGGCGCGCACGTCACGCCCACCTTTCAGAGCCGCAAAAATCCGTTCTTTGACTGACATCCGCGCCAACGCCTGATAAATCGAGAGGCGCTGCTGGGTGGCGGGATCGGCGGACTGGCGGAGATCAACGCCTTCCTCGCTTTTGACCGCCGCCAGCATCGCTTCAAACTCGGCGTCGGCGTCGGCGTCGCTGGGCGCTTCGTCCGAAAACGTTTGTCCGACTTCTGCTTCAAAGCCCGCCAGAACGGATTGAAACTCCGCCTCAAAGTCTTCCTCTGACATCGGGGGCAAGTCGAGGACGGCGGCGAACTTGGCGGCGCGGGCCTGTTTTTCGCGGGCGATGCGCTCTGCACCCAGCTCCTTCTCGAAAAACTCCGTCTTGACTTCGCGCGCCCGCCGGATGGCTTCAAACGTACTCGCCGGATTCGCCAGAATCGCGTCCAACAACGCCGGTAGGCGAATGAGTCGTTGCTGGTTGATCGTGACGGCTTCAAGCAGGTAGCCGCTGGTAGTTTGTTTGGTGAAAGCCAAGACGGCCTCGTCCGGCATGGCCGGATGCACCAGCAACTGCTCGCCAAAGCGTTCCGGCAGGGCGGGATGCAACAACAGGTAGTGCAGCACTTCCTCCGGAGTCTCTGGATTTTGCACCAGCGGTTGAAGCCGCTCAAAATCCAACGTCGCCAACGACGCCTTGGCCGCTTCTGCAATTTCGGCGTCGGGATCAGCTGTTAGCAGGACTTGAGCAAACAGTAAGTCGTCTGGGGCAAGCGGCAACTTACCCTGCGCGACCATCAACTTCGCCGGACGCGGCGCTTTGCCCTGCTGAATCATAGCGACCGGCGGCGATTTGGACAGCTTGATCGGCTTCGTCGTCGGCGTCTCAGATAGCGGAGCGGCAGGCGTGGGTGCAGCAGGAGTGGATGCTGGCGGTGCAGGGGCAGGCGCTGGCGGCGTGGGGGTCACAGGCGCAGCAGAGGAAGTCGCTTCTGCGAAGGCTTCCGGGACAAGCTCGGCCGCCGACTTCAACGGAGGAGCAGCTGTTGCGCGCTCGCCAGCGACCTGCCGTCGCCCAAACTCCTTTTCCAGAAACTCCGCCTTGACTTCGCGTGCGCGGCGCTCGGCTTCCGGCGTCCGGTGCGGATTATGCAGAATCGCCTCGATTAACCCCGGACAGCGAATCAGCCGCTGTTGGTTGATGGTCAGTGCCTCAATCACACTTGCGTTGGTTGTCTTGAGCGCCAGTTCCTCAACGGCGGCGTCCGGCGTCGCGCGATTGAGCAGCACAGCCTCAGTGACAGCGGGGTCAACGTCGCTGACGCACAACAGGGCAAGCACGGTTGGATCGGTGCGGTCATCCTGTGCAATCGGTAGCACCACCGCCGGGTTGAGTTTGTGAACCGACGCGCGCGCCGCCGTACGAATTTCCTCATCGCTGTCCATCGCCAAGTAGGCGAACACCGCCAGCGCGTCGTCCGGCGCAAGCGGCAGCAACCCGTTAGCCGCCGCCAGTTTAGCCGCCCGTGGCGCAGCTCCGTTCCGAATAGCGTCAACGACAGGATGCGGCATTGTTAGCTGTCAGGCGTCTGCAACAAGCGTTGGTTGGGCGAGCGCATATTCTTGGCTCCCATTCGGTCGAAAGCAATAAAAATCCGCGTCTCCGCTCAAAAGGCTTGACTATGCTGAGCAGGTGACGCCGGACCTGGGATTGAGGTCTAAACCACAATGGTGTTCTTACCGACTTGGCCCCCAGCCTTCAACACGACGACGATTTTTGGGCTGCTTCTCATCTTAGGGGCGCTTGGCGGGTACTTGGCGCATCGGTTGCCGTGGCTGCCAAGCATTACCGGTTTCATGCTCGTTGGGTTGTTGTTCGGTCCCAGCGGACTGACACTGTTGGATGCGGCGACGCTGGCGGAAGCGCGGATTCTGGTGGACATTGCGCTGGGACTCATCCTGTACCGGCTCGGCTTGTCGTTCAACATCGCATTGCTCGGAGAACGTCCGACCTTGGCCGTCGCCGGGCTGGCGGAAAGCGTGTTGACGCTCATCGTCGTGTCCGGGGTGTTGTGGCTGGTTGGTTTTCCACTCGCCATCGCGGCGCTGGTCGGCGCGATTGTCATATCGTCGTCCCCGGCGGTGCTCCTGCACGTCGCCCACGAAGTCAAGGCCGCCGGGGAGGTCACCGAGACCACTAAAACCCTCGTAGCCGCTAACAACTTCATTTCTTTTGCAGCGTTTTCCGCCCTGTTGCCGCTGGTTCAGTTTTCCACCGGTAGGGGTTGGAGCGACATTCTGTTGTTGCCGACCTACCGCTTCTTCGGTTCACTGGCTTTAGGAAGCGGCGTCGGCGTCCTCCTGTACGCGCTAACGCACTGCACCCGCGAAGCGGGGCAATACCGGTTGGCCTTTGTCATCGGCGGCGTGATGTTGACGACGGGATTAGCCGGTGCGCTCAACCTCTCGACGCTGTTTGCGCCGCTTGTTTTAGGGATGGTCGTCAGGAATCTCGAACAGGAAGCGTTGCTGTCGCAGATTCAGTTCGGCGAGTCGTTTGAGCTGTTTTTCATCGTGTTGTTTGTGTCCGCCGGCGCCAACCTGCACCTCCACGAGTTGGTTGTCCTCGCGCCGGTTGTTTTGTTGCTGGTCGCCGCCCGCAGTTTGGCGAAGGTCGGCGGCGTCGTCGCCGTGGCCGCCGCCGTACAGACGCCGCTGCCGCAGGCTGTCGCGCGCGGTTTGCTGTTGATTCCCATGGCCGGGCTGGCGATTGGGCTGACACGCGCCACCACCGAACTCTTGCCAGATCGCGCCGCCGACGTGGCGGCCGTTGTGCTGGGCGCTGTGGCGGTTTTTGAAACCATCGGGCCGCCCATTGCCGCCTACGCCTTTCGCTTGGCCGGAGAAGCCGGCCGCGCAACGGTCAAAAACGGCGACGCCGAACCGGCATCGGCTGCGACGAATGCGCCGTAACACCCCTGCGACTGAGAGACCGGCGTCGCCGACCGGCTCGCGCCTGATGGCGGCCGCCTGCGCCTTGTGGCATAAAAACCGAGCGCTTGCGCCAAGCTATGCGCAGCCCGCATTGGCTTCATCCACATTCACCCCCTCGCTTATGACATCACCGACGTTTACCATCGGCCTTATTCAAATGCGGTGCGTCGCCGACCGTACGGAAAACCTTGACCGCGCTGCTCATTTCGTCCGCGAGGCCGCCCGGCAAGGCGCACAGGTTGTCTGCCTGCCCGAACTGTTTCAATCACTATATTTCTGTCAGACCGAGGATCCGGGGTTGTTTGACCGCGCCGAGCCACTAGACGACAGTCCAACGCTGCGCACCATGCAGACCCTTGCGCGTGAGACCCGAACCTATCTCATCGTGCCGTTTTTTGAGCGCCGTGCGCCGGGCCTCTATCACAACAGCGTGGCGTTGGTGGACGACCACGGGCAGATGCGCGGCCTCTATCGCAAAATGCATATTCCCGACGACCCGGCTTACTACGAGAAGTTCTACTTTACGCCGGGCGATTTGGGGGTTGTCGCGTTTGACACGCCCTATGGGCGCATTGCGTCGCTGATTTGCTGGGATCAGTGGTTTCCCGAAGGCGCGCGGCTGGCGGCGCTACGCGGCGCAACGGTGTTGTTTTACCCAACGGCGATTGGTTGGCATCCCTACGAGAAGGAAAACTACGGGGCGGCGCAGCGCGACGCCTGGCGCACTGTCCAGCGCGGTCACGCCATCGCCAACGGGCTGTACGTCGCCGCCGTTAACCGCATCGGCTTCGAGCCGTCGCCGATTGATGATGAAGGGGGCTTGGAATTCTGGGGCAGTTCCTTTGTCGCTGATCCGCAGGGCGTCATTGTCGCCGAAGCGCCAACCGACGCCGAAACCGTCTTGCTGGCCGAAATCAACCCGGCGCGGCTTGAAGACGTACGCCGCAACTGGCCCTTTCTGCGTGACCGGCGGATTGACGCCTACGACGGGCTGACGCGCCGCTTCCTTGATTAGGGTTCGCCCGCTCTCAACTTTTTGTTCGGTGGGCGGCCGAAACCGGCGGTGTAGCGGCAAGCCGCACTTGAGCCTGCCCTGACGAGCCATGCCGACGGCGTACAACAACGCGGCGACATCACAACTGTCGGCGTCCATCTCTGCGAACGCCGACGCCGCCATCCGAATGGAGACGCTTCAACCAACCATGCACCTTCTTGACGCCACCCCGGCCGCGCTGGGCTTTCGGCATCCGGCTGAATGGGAGCCGCAAAGCGCCACGTGGCTGGCTTTTCCACACAACCGCTCGGACTACCCCGGCAAGTTGCATGCTGTGCAATGGGCGTACGGGGAAATCATTCGCAAGTTAGCCGACCGCCAGATGGTGAACGTAGTCGTCCACAACGCCGCTGTTCAGACGCGCGCCTGGACGGTGCTGCGGCGGGTCAACGCGAACTTGGAGCGCGTACGGTTCTTCCGCCAACCCATCAATCGCGGCTGGCTGCGCGACGCCGGGCCGATTTTTATCGTGCGCGAAGAGAACAAAACCCGTGAGCTGGCGATTTGCAAGTTCCGCTTCAACGGTTGGGCCAAATATCCCGATTTCCGGCTTGACGATGAACTGGCGCTGCGGTTGGCCAAGCAACTCGGCTGCCGAGTGTATCTTCCCCATGCCAGCGGACGGCCTGTTGTGCTGGAGGGAGGAGCGATTGACGTCAACGGTCAGGGCGTCGTGATGACGACCGAAGAATGCCTGCTCGACGCCGAAGTTCAGCCCCGAAATCCGCATCTATCCCGGCTTGAAATCGAGACCGTCCTCCGCAATACCCTGGGCGTTACAACGGTCTGGTGGCTAGGAAGGGGTATCGTCGGCGACGACACGCACGGTCATGTGGACGATCTGGCGCGGTTCGTCAATCCGACGACCATTGTACTGTGCGATGAATGCAATCCAAGCGACGCCAACTACGCGGCGCTCAAGGAGAATCACGAGCGCGCGCAGGATTTTCGCCTGCCCGACGGCTCGCGCCCGGACGTCATCCGCCTGCCGATGCCGCGCTCACTGACGTTCGACGGGCAACGGCTGCCGGCTAGTTACGCCAATTTTTACATCGCCAACGAGCTTGTTCTCGTCCCGACCTTCAACGACCCCAACGACCGCGTGGCGCTGGGCATCTTGAGCGAGTGCTTTCCTGACCGTGAAGTGTGCGGCATCCATGCCGTGGATTTAGTGTGGGGCCGCGGGACGCTGCACTGTTTGACCCATGAGCAACCGGTCGGATCGCCGCTCTTTTTGCCAGCTGGCCAAGCAGCGTAAATTCACCCAGCGCCGCAAATCAAGTATCGTTGCAGGCGCATTCAGCGGCGAACGCCTAGTGCGCGTACCAACATAGAGGAGCGTTGAACGAGTATGGCAAGCTGGCAGTCGGCGGCGTTGTCGCGCTTCATTGCCTTCAAGATCAAACGCAAGCCGTCACCCGACGATGACGAAGGGCGCATTGTCCGTCAAGCGCGCCAAAAGCTCGGCCGCATGCCCGGCTATGCGTTGCCGACGATTCCCGACGGTTTACAGGTTCGCGCCGTGTCGTTCGCCACGCTGGACGGCGACGCCGTACGCGGCGAATGGCTTGCGTGGAAAACCGACCATCCGCCGGTGACGGTGTTGTATCTGCACGGCGGCGGTTACATCGCCTGTTCGCCGCTGACGCACCGCCCGATTACGGTCACGCTGGCGACGTTGTTGCGCGGGCGCGTCTTTGCGCTGGATTACCGCTTGGCGCCGGAGCATCGCTTCCCGGCGGCGCTCGACGACGCTGTAGCCGCCTACCGATGGTTGCTTGAAACGCAGGGCGTTTCACCGCAACGACTGCTGATAGCTGGGGACTCGGCCGGCGGCGGACTGGCGCTGTCCACCTTGGTTCGATTGCGCGAACTTGGAATACCCTTGCCGGCCGGCGCGACGCTGTACTCCCCCTGGACGGATTTAGCCGGCACGGGTGAAACGCTCGAAACCAATACTGAACGCGACGTGATGTTTCACGGCGCGGGTATTCGCATGGCCGGAAGGATTTACGCTGGGGACACGCCGCCCGATCATCCGCTGGTGTCGCCGCTCTACGCCGATTTGACGGGACTGCCGCCGTTGCAGGTCTTTGCCAGTTCAAGTGAAGTTCTGCTGGACGACGCCCGCCGTTTAGCTGAACGGGCGCAGGCGGCCGGCGTCCCAGTTGAGTTGCACATTGAAGCCGACCTGCCGCATGTGTGGCCAATTTTTTGCCGACTAATCCCGGAAGGCCGGCGGACGTTGGCGCAGACCGCCGCTTTTGCACGCCGCGTCGTCAACCGAAATACTTCGCCCCCCTACACTCCCTCGCCGGGTGTTCGTTATGACGACCGCTTCGCTGCATGCGCTCCTGTCGCACATCATTGACTACGCGGGGTTGTTCCCACCGGCCGCCGTAGAGTTGGCGGCGGCGGTTCACAACTACCAGCGCTACCGCTCAACAGCGGACGCTTGGATGCTCGGCGCTTTCGTCCTTCCGGCGCATCAGGTTGTTCTC contains these protein-coding regions:
- the ggt gene encoding gamma-glutamyltransferase codes for the protein MKHMWILVLSFGLALASFSMGRLAASDRITGRAFATRSEVIARNGMACTSQPLATQVAVDILKRGGTAVDAAIAANAVLGVVEPTGCGIGGDLFALVWDPQTKRLYGLNASGRSPKRLTLEEFRRRGLTRIPSFGPLPVTVPGCVDGWFALHARFGALPMRDLLAPAIAYAREGFPVSELIADYWERNTAALAQFPNVREVYAPGGRTPRKGDLFRNPQLATMLEKIAVGGRDVFYKGEIAGVIADFIARQGGFLDREDLAAHTSEWVEPISTNYRGYDVWELPPNSQGLAALQMLNILEGYDLAKFGFGSREHIHYVVEAKKLAYEDRAKFYADPAFAKVPVAELLSKAYAAERRKLIHPQRAGTRYEAGDPSLRAGDTVYLTTADRHGMMVSLIQSNYRGMGSGMVPDGLGFMLQNRGELFALEEGHANVYAPGKRPFHTIIPAFVTKDGQPFLSFGVMGGGFQPLGHVQILINIIDFGMNIQEAGDAPRIDHQGSSEPTGERVTGGGMVTLETGFAYEVVRELVRSGHRVGFAVGDYGGYQAIRWDAAQGVYYGASESRKDGQAAGY
- a CDS encoding response regulator — its product is MSSTELQLLLQQAIESAKAGNKARARSLLIEVTEADPNSEIAWMWRASLSLTPKDAAWCLTKVLAINPANRQAQDWLDKIRLLQNQPPAITTRLAPPAPPAKARTTGAHRVTSPIPVTPPTVSDLSSFSPATNHSTSPSASSRAAATVPVNPNVNAPPAVQPSPPPPPKLTSAGAKEAVKVAPVPSPTAKVILAVDDSLTVRRSITQALESSGYRVITAADGYEALAKLKEVTPDLVVMDVALPGGMNGYQLCKHIRAEKSRRDIPVVMLSSRESFFDKVQSRLAGAVQHLTKPFKIEELVLSVRRHLKE
- a CDS encoding DUF4388 domain-containing protein, with translation MPTQGTLADLDLLTLTQILCLARRPAALELRCEHTQGRLYFEHGQLVHATLDRLEGEPALLALLRWQSGDFQVLENLQAPCHTLSLPWAEVAERLLQLPPAL
- a CDS encoding cation:proton antiporter; translation: MVFLPTWPPAFNTTTIFGLLLILGALGGYLAHRLPWLPSITGFMLVGLLFGPSGLTLLDAATLAEARILVDIALGLILYRLGLSFNIALLGERPTLAVAGLAESVLTLIVVSGVLWLVGFPLAIAALVGAIVISSSPAVLLHVAHEVKAAGEVTETTKTLVAANNFISFAAFSALLPLVQFSTGRGWSDILLLPTYRFFGSLALGSGVGVLLYALTHCTREAGQYRLAFVIGGVMLTTGLAGALNLSTLFAPLVLGMVVRNLEQEALLSQIQFGESFELFFIVLFVSAGANLHLHELVVLAPVVLLLVAARSLAKVGGVVAVAAAVQTPLPQAVARGLLLIPMAGLAIGLTRATTELLPDRAADVAAVVLGAVAVFETIGPPIAAYAFRLAGEAGRATVKNGDAEPASAATNAP
- a CDS encoding carbon-nitrogen hydrolase encodes the protein MTSPTFTIGLIQMRCVADRTENLDRAAHFVREAARQGAQVVCLPELFQSLYFCQTEDPGLFDRAEPLDDSPTLRTMQTLARETRTYLIVPFFERRAPGLYHNSVALVDDHGQMRGLYRKMHIPDDPAYYEKFYFTPGDLGVVAFDTPYGRIASLICWDQWFPEGARLAALRGATVLFYPTAIGWHPYEKENYGAAQRDAWRTVQRGHAIANGLYVAAVNRIGFEPSPIDDEGGLEFWGSSFVADPQGVIVAEAPTDAETVLLAEINPARLEDVRRNWPFLRDRRIDAYDGLTRRFLD
- a CDS encoding agmatine deiminase family protein, encoding MHLLDATPAALGFRHPAEWEPQSATWLAFPHNRSDYPGKLHAVQWAYGEIIRKLADRQMVNVVVHNAAVQTRAWTVLRRVNANLERVRFFRQPINRGWLRDAGPIFIVREENKTRELAICKFRFNGWAKYPDFRLDDELALRLAKQLGCRVYLPHASGRPVVLEGGAIDVNGQGVVMTTEECLLDAEVQPRNPHLSRLEIETVLRNTLGVTTVWWLGRGIVGDDTHGHVDDLARFVNPTTIVLCDECNPSDANYAALKENHERAQDFRLPDGSRPDVIRLPMPRSLTFDGQRLPASYANFYIANELVLVPTFNDPNDRVALGILSECFPDREVCGIHAVDLVWGRGTLHCLTHEQPVGSPLFLPAGQAA